In Rattus norvegicus strain BN/NHsdMcwi chromosome 1, GRCr8, whole genome shotgun sequence, a genomic segment contains:
- the Or5p60b gene encoding olfactory receptor Olr255: MAFLEGENYTAVTEFILLGLTDDPVLRVILFTIIICIYLVTVSGNLSTILLIRVSSQLQHPMYFFLSHLGSADLGYSSSVTPNMLVNFLIKQNTISYLGCSIQFGSAAFFGGLECFLLAAMAYDRFVAICNPLLYSTKMSTQVCIQLIVGSYIGGFLNASFATASFFSLFFCGPNRINHFYCDFAPLIELSCSDVSVPVVVTSFSAASITMLTVFIIAISYTYILITILKMRSIEGRQKAFSTCTSHLTAVTLFYGTITFIYVMPKSSYSTDQNKVVSVFYMVVIPMLNPLIYSLRSNEIKGALRRQLAKKMFFKSNILFL; encoded by the coding sequence ATGGCTTTCCTGGAGGGTGAGAACTACACTGCAGTGACAGAGTTCATTTTATTGGGCTTAACAGATGACCCAGTTCTTAGAGTCATCCTCTTCACCATTATCATCTGCATCTACCTAGTGACTGTGTCTGGGAACCTTAGCACCATCCTTCTTATCAGAGTCTCTTCCCAGCTCCAACACCCCATGTACTTTTTTCTCAGCCACTTGGGTTCTGCTGACTTAGGCTACTCATCTTCTGTCACACCCAATATGCTTGTCAACTTCCTTATAAAGCAAAATACCATCTCCTACCTTGGATGTTCTATACAGTTTGGCTCAGCTGCTTTTTTTGGAGGTCTTGAATGCTTCCTTCTGGCTGCCATGGCTTATGATCGCTTTGTAGCAATCTGCAACCCACTGCTTTATTCCACCAAAATGTCCACACAAGTCTGTATCCAGCTGATTGTGGGATCTTATATAGGAGGTTTTCTTAATGCTTCCTTTGccacagcttcttttttttccttgttcttCTGTGGACCAAATAGAATCAATCATTTCTACTGTGATTTTGCTCCTTTAATAGAACTTTCCTGTTCTGATGTCAGTGTCCCTGTAGTTGTTACTTCGTTTTCTGCTGCCTCAATCACTATGCTGACAGTGTTCATCATAGCCATCTCTTACACCTACATCCTCATCACTATCCTGAAGATGCGCTCCATTGAGGGCCGTCAGAAAGCCTTCTCCACCTgcacctcccacctcactgcagtCACTCTGTTCTATGGAACCATTACATTCATCTATGTGATGCCCAAGTCCAGCTACTCCACAGACCAGAACAAGGTGGTTTCTGTGTTCTACATGGTAGTGATCCCCATGTTGAACCCCCTCATCTATAGCCTCAGGAGTAATGAGATTAAGGGTGCTCTAAGAAGACAACTTGccaagaaaatgttttttaagaGTAACATATTGTTTTTGTAA